AACGCCGCACTGGTAGCACTTGAAGTTGTCCTTCTTTTCCTCTTTCGCCGAGGTTCCAGTTGCTGCAGTTCCGGGCACTGGTCCACCGGGTCCAATCAGCGCTGGTTCCACATTGTGACATTTCAAATGAATGTCTCGTTTGGCTCGGGTTTCGAACTTGTAGACGCAACCTTTTTGGGGACATTTCAGCTTCAGTCCGGCTAGCAGTCGGAGTTTTAGCGTTTTGAGCGTCATCGGTTGAAGATACTCGTTCAATTCGGCATCCTCTCCCTCGGCTGGCTTGGGAAGCTGAGGTGTGGGCGCTGGAGCTACTGCACTAGAACTCGCAGCGTTGGAAACCGGATGAGGTTGAACTCCAGCTGCTGCAGGTTGAGTTGTCGAGGGAAGATTTGGTGTTTCACTATCACAGACTACTGACGATGGGGCACTGGGATTGATAACAGCTGCTGCTGCAGGAACCGTCACTGAAGTTCCCGCCACCGTTGATTGAGGAACTACGGCCACAGAAGTTTTGGCCGAGGACAATTTCTTATTCTCTGTTCCTTCCTCCGATGAACTCGACGAATCGCCGCTCAATTGAAGCTTCTGCGAATCGACAAAATCATCGTCCAATTTACGTTTAACTCCCACCGAAGGAACGGGGACAGGTGCCGGGGGTGCTTCCGCTGGTTCCTTCGGCTTTGCCTCCTTAAATCCATGATCCTTGATCATGTGGTCCTTAACATCATCCCTCGTTTCGAAGCACCGAGCACAAATCCCACAAACGAACTTCTCGCAAGCATTCGGCAGAGCACGAGCTTCCTCCTGGGACATCTGCTTATACGATATCCGATTCCGACCGAAGTGCAtaatgaaatgtttgatgaaatcttCCGCCGTTGTTGTGAAGGTCGGACAAAACTTGCACTTGAATCGCGCCCCATCCAATGGATTCCGCACCTGGCCAGCGGTCGTCCCAACGGAAGCCGAGGGCACCGTCAACTGAATTTCCTCTCCGGAAATAGCGGCCAAATCGATTGCCGCACCAGCTTCTGCCGACTTCTCTGATAGACATCAATTAATACCTGCTGATGCGTTAaacattaacaaaaaataaacaaatgaaAAGCGTAATCAAATATGACGATTCAAATGCGATGATACTTTAATTGCCAGAATCTAGCACTAGCAGcgtatgagccgtatactcgaaaatcaggagcaaggttagggcaaaccgaccagaaagtgaGCACCAAAATgcgaagtaccaaaacgatgtgaggaagagccgaaatgtatgctGGATGACAGCCGTGTCAGTCCCCTGGATGACATAAGTCAATGAGCTtatccaatgagaatatatactaaggtgtggagGAAAGAAGCAAAGGCTATGTATAAAGTAACaagaaaaacgtaaacaaaaatctaatccagctttttacgaggctaatggctgccgcaaacaggctcgctttctggtagggattaaACGATTTGACGTTTAGCTTGGGTCCGTTGAATAGAAACGactcaagccaaacgtcaaatcgacatgcctctaccagaaagcgagtctgtttgcggcagccattagcgcttttaaacACCTGGATACGTCACTGAATTTATACGGCTTTTTATGGAGGCTCAACTTGCTTGTAGTTGTGATTCAtgttgcaccgtacacggatgtcactcacactaatgtcgttttcctcacctcggtatatattctcattggtgcTTATCCACGATCTTCTTTATTGTCGATTTTCATTTTCTTTtccgctctaaatgcgggccgtgtttacataaaatgacatcggACCAACATCCAGTGAAGGAATGTTCACCGAATGAACATGAGGTGGATGAATGTGTAGCGAAatagttcattttttgtaaacacggcccgcagtaaagtTTTTcttacccgtaacgcgggtagatcaccttttcgaggtgcgttacgggtaagatctaccaaattgTACTCGTGCTGTGTCTGTTCTTgttaatacttataagttac
This sequence is a window from Aedes aegypti strain LVP_AGWG unplaced genomic scaffold, AaegL5.0 Primary Assembly AGWG_AaegL5_hic_scaff_2235_PBJ_arrow, whole genome shotgun sequence. Protein-coding genes within it:
- the LOC110680966 gene encoding zinc finger protein ZXDC-like, with amino-acid sequence MLNAFDEKSAEAGAAIDLAAISGEEIQLTVPSASVGTTAGQVRNPLDGARFKCKFCPTFTTTAEDFIKHFIMHFGRNRISYKQMSQEEARALPNACEKFVCGICARCFETRDDVKDHMIKDHGFKEAKPKEPAEAPPAPVPVPSVGVKRKLDDDFVDSQKLQLSGDSSSSSEEGTENKKLSSAKTSVAVVPQSTVAGTSVTVPAAAAVINPSAPSSVVCDSETPNLPSTTQPAAAGVQPHPVSNAASSSAVAPAPTPQLPKPAEGEDAELNEYLQPMTLKTLKLRLLAGLKLKCPQKGCVYKFETRAKRDIHLKCHNVEPALIGPGGPVPGTAATGTSAKEEKKDNFKCYQCGVEFPRWRECCQHLWKQHQIDVNMLKCPVCDVRFEFAVKVYRHLQTHRPVKAYSCTSCGKSFATHSQLFGPRVSPQEATNATCQAESSCFERGRN